GGCTTCACGGGGGTGGCGGTCCTCACGCTGGCGCTCGGCATCGGCGCGTCGACCGCGGTGTTCACGCTGGTCAACGGCGTCCTGCTGCGGGCGCTGCCGTTCGACGATGCGGATGCGCTGCTGTCGCTGCGGCACGAGGGAAGGGATGGACAGGACCAGCTGCCCATCTCGCCCGGGCTGTACCTGCTCTACCAGGAGCAGGCGCGCACGCTGGACGGGGTCGCCATCTACACGCCGGCCGCGGGCAACCTCATGGTCGAAGGTCAACCCGAACGGCTGTTGGGTCAGGCGGTCACGCCCAGCTTCTTCGGCGTGCTGCGCGCGGCACCGGCGCTCGGCCGCACGTTCGTGGACGCCGAGGGCGCTCCGGGCGGGGAGTCGGTGGTGGTCCTGAGCGATGGGCTCTGGCGTACACGGTTCGGAGCCGATCCGCAGATCGTGGGACAGAGCATCGACATGGGTGGCGTGAGCCGCCAGGTCGTCGGGGTCATGCCCGCGGGCTTCGGCTATCCCGACCGCGAGTCCCGCTTCTGGTTTCCCCTGGTGATCGATCCCAACCAGGCGCCGATCGCCGCGTTCTTCGGGAACGGGATCGCGCGGCTGGCTCCGGGCGCCGACCTGGACGCGGCCCAGACGGAGATCGGCGGCATGATGGGACGCCTCACGGAGCTGAGGCCCGGGGACGGCGGCGCCGCCTTCCTCGAGGACGTCAACGTCGCGGCGCTGGTCCGTCCGCTGAAGGATCAGCTGATCGGCGACGTGACCACGACGCTGTGGGTCCTGCTCGGGACCGTGGGCTTCGTGCTGCTCATCGCCTGCGCCAACGTGGCCAACCTGCTCCTCGTGCGCGCCGAGAGCCGGCAACGGGAGCTGACCGTCCGGGTGGCGGTGGGCGCGGGCCGCCGGGAGGTGCTGCGGACCTTCATGAGCGAGAGCCTGGTGCTCGGCGTCCTCGGAGGCGCGCTGGGGCTGGTCCTCGCCCAGGTCGCGGTGCGCACCACCATCTCCTTCATCCCGTCGGACCTGCCCCGCATGGACGAGATCGTCCTCGACGCGCGGGTGCTCGCCTTCGCCGCGGCCCTCGTGCTCGGGTGCGTCGTCTTCTTCGGGCTGTTCCCCATGCTGCGCTACGGCGCCGAGGACCTGGCGGGGGCGCTCAAGAGCGACAACGCGCGGGGATCCACCGGTGGACGGGAGCGCCACCGCCTCCGCAACGGTCTGGTCGTCACCCAGGTGGCCCTGGCGCTGGTGTTGCTCGTCGGATCCGGTCTGATGTTCCGGAGCTTCCGCGCCCTGCGCTCCGTGGATCCGGGATTCGAGCCCGGAGGCACCATGACGGCGCGCCTCATCGTCCCGCAGGGCGAGATCGCCGATCCCATGGAGACCGCCACGTTCTTCCGCCAGCTGCGTGAACGGCTGGCCGCACAACCCGGTGTCGCCGCGGTGGGCATGATCACCGCCGTGCCCCTGGGCGGGGGCGGCATGTCCTTCGGCGGTCTGGAGGTGGAGGATCATCCGCGCGAGCCGGACGAGCTCCCGATCTTCGCGTCGCAGCCGCAGGCGGACGTCGGCTACTTCCAGGCGATGGGCATCGACGTGCTCCAGGGTCGCGGCTTCGAGCGCGGCGATGGAGGCGACGGCACCCGCGCCGTGGTCGTCAGCCGAGCGTTCGCCCAGACCTGGTGGCCGGACACGAGCCCGTTGGGCCGCCGCGTCCGCTTCGGGGCCGACAACGAGGACTGGTACCAGATCGTGGGTGTGGTCGAGGATGTGCGGCAGAACGGTCTGGAGGAGCCCAGCGCCGAGATGGTCTACTTCCCGACGCTCACCGAGGCCGACGGTCAGCTGGTCCCGGCGCGCGCGCAGGACGTCGTGCTCCGCGCCAGCGGCGGCGATCCCATGGCATTGCTTCCGGTGCTGCGACGGGAGGTGGCGGCGTTGAACCCGCGCATCCCGGTCGCCGATCCGCGCACGATGAGCGAGGTCTTCGACGGCGCCACGGCGCGCACCTCGTTCACCATGGCCGTCCTCGGCGCCGCGTCCGGCATCGCCCTGCTCCTGGGGCTGGTCGGGATCTACGGCGTCATCTCCTATGTCGTCTCGCAGCGCACGCGCGAGATCGGTGTGCGGATGGCGCTTGGTGCCTCCGCCGCTACGGTCCGGGGCATGGTGGTGCGGCAGGGCCTCGCGCTGGCACTCGCGGGCGTGACGCTGGGCCTGCTGGTGGCGGCGCTCGCCAGCCGCGTGATGGGCTCGCTGCTGTACGGCGTCAGCGCCATGGACCCGCTGACCTATGCCGGTGTCGCGGCCACGTTGGTGACCGTGGCGGTCGGCGCGGCCTGGGTGCCCGCGCTGCGGGCGGCAGGGGTGGACCCGAGCCGGGCGCTGCGGGCAGAATAGGAGGACCTCGCACGGGAGGGCCTCGCCGGCATGAAGATCTGGGTGGACGCGGACGCCGCTCCGCGCGACGTGAAGGACATCGTCGCGCGGGCGGCGTTGCGCCTGGAGCTGCAGACGCTGTTCGTCGCGAACCAACGGCTCTACACGCCCGCCAACAACCGCTTCGTGGAGTCGGTGCGGGTGGACGGCGGCCCGGACGCGGCGGACGATCACATCGCCCGGGAGGCCGCTCCGGGGGATCTGGCCGTGACGGCGGATATCCCGCTCGCGGCCCGGCTGGTGGAGAAGGGGGTGGCCGCGGTCGACCCCCGGGGCACGGAGTACACGGCCGAGAACATCGGCGAGCGGCTCTCCATCCGGGACTTCATGGACGGGCTTCGGGCCAGCGGCGTGGAGACCGGCGGTCCCAGCGCCTTCGGCCGCAAGGAGAAGCAGGCGTTCGCCGCCGCGTTCGACCGGGTGCTGACCCGTTTGCTGCGCGCCGGCTGACGTCCCGCCTTCCGTCCCGCCGCACGACCGTCCCCGGGAAAGACCCCACACCGCCCCCGGGAGGGCTCCCTACGGCACCGCCTCGGGCCGCGCCTCGATCTTCCAGGGGCTGACGCGCAGCGCGTCCCGATCCGAGACCCGGAGGTGGTCCATGGCACGCGTGGTGATCCTCGGGGGTGGCATCTCCGGCCACACCGCGGCGGCGTTCCTCAAGCGGCGCGTGGGCCGGCACCACGATGTCGTCGTGGTCACGCCCAACAGTCGGTGGAACTGGATCCCCTCCAACATCTGGGTGGGCGTGGGGCGGATGGCGCCGGAGGAGGTCACCTTCCCCCTGGCCCCGGTCTACGAACGCCTGGGCGTCGAGTACCACCAGGCGCGGGCCCTCTCGATCCATCCGGAGGGGGACGCCGGCACCGCCGCGGGCTACGTACTCGCGGAGAACACGAACGGTCGCTCCGGCGAGATCGAGCGCATCCCGTTCGACTTCCTGGTCAACGCCACCGGGCCGCGTCTGAACTTCCACGCCACGCCGGGTCTGGGACCCGACCAGGGGCACAGCCTCTCCGTCTGCACCCCCGGGCATGCCGTCCAGGCGGCCCAGCGGCTGGAGGAGTCCATGCAGCGCATGGAGAAGGGGGAGCGCCAGACCTTCGTGGTCGGAACCGGTCACGGGGGCTGCACGTGCGAAGGTGCGGCGTTCGAGTACGTGTTCAACGTGGAGCACACGATCCGCGAGCGCGGCCTGCGCGACAAGGCCGACATCCTCTATCTGACCAACGAATACGAGCTCGGCGACTTCGGGGTCGGCGGTCTGCACCTGCGGCAGGGAGGCTACGTGGTGCATTCCCGCACCTTCGCCGAATCCCTGTACGCCGAGCGCGGCGTGGGCTGGATCACCCGCACGCACGTCGAGCAGGTCGATGCGGACGAGATCCACTACGAGACGCTCGACGGCGAGCATCGCACCCTTCCGTACGACTTCACGATGCTGATCCCGCCCTTCTCGGGCGTGGGGCTCAAGACGTTCGATCGCTCGGGAGACGACATCACCGACCGGGTCTTCGCGCCGAATGGCTTCATGAAGGTCGACGCGGACTACGAGAAGAAGCCGTTCGACGCCTGGCGCGCCGCCGACTGGCCGCGGATCTACCAGAACCCGGTCTATCCGCGCCTCTTTGCCACGGGCATCGCGTTCGCGCCCCCGCATCCGATCTCCAAGCCCTTCGCGAGCCCCAGGGGGACCAACATCACGCCGGCACCGCCGCGGACCGGCATGCCCTCCGCCGTGATCGGGCGCGCCGTGGCCGGGAGCATCGCGGACATGCTCATGAAGGACGCGCCGCATCCGACGCATCACGCGTCGATGGCGGAGATGGGCGCCGCGTGTGTCGCGTCGGCGGGCGCGAGCCTGCTGCGGGGATCCGCCGCGGCGTTGACGGTCTTTCCCATCGTGCCGGACTACCAGCGCTATCCGACCTACGGGCGCGACCTGGACTACACGTGGGGGGAGATCGGACTGGGTGCGCATTGGATCAAGCACCTGCTGCACCACATGTTCCTGTGGAAGGCCAAGGCCCGTCCCGGCTGGCACCTGATCCCGGAGTGAGAGCCATGAGCGAACCGACACGCGCCCACGCTCCCGGTCGGGACTACCTCCCCGATCACCGTCAGGAAGCGGAGCTGCGGCAGCCGTATGAGGAAGGCTACTTCGCGTCCACGCCGACGCGGCTGCGCAGGTTCTTCCGCACCTTCGTGCCGTGGCAGCTGTGGCGCTTTGCCGCCATCAACCTCCGGATGCTGCGGATGATCGGGAAGAGCCCGCACTGATCCGGGCGCCGATCCCGCTCCGGAGCCGCGCGACGCGGGTATCGATGTCGGCCTGGACGTCCGGGGACAGCTCCACGTTGCGGTCCTGCGCCACGCGCTCGAGCTGGCGTAGCACCTCCAGGGCGAAGAACGCCCCCTCCCCGGTCGGACCCCGGCCCGCGCGCCTTCCCGGCTCCTTTTCGCACGCTTTCCATCGCTGATTCCCCTACCGCGTCGGCCGCCCTCTCCCCGCGCACGTTCGCTGCGGAGCGCGGCCCGTTTCGGCAATTCCGGGCGCAGCACAGCGCCTAGCAGGATCCAGGGGGGGGCGGGCGCACCCCGGACCCGTCCGCCCGCTGTCCGGTAGAACCCGGCACGTCCCCCGCTCCCGTCGATCCAGTGGAGCTCGTGGATGCTGCCGTCCTCCCTCGCCGTATTCGTCGCCGCGCTCGGCCTCGGCTCCATCGCGCTGGCGCTCTTCGCCTGGGCCTGGCGACGCGGTCAGTTCGACGATCCGGGCCGTGCCGCGCGCGTGATCCTGGACGAGCGGGATCTCCGCATGCGGCGCCCGTGGGAGTCGCCCGATCAGCGCCTCGAACGCGCGATCGAGCACGGCGCGCCCGTCGATCCACCGCCCGGCTCCTGGGGAGGTGCCGAATGACGACGGGGGGCGACGCCGTCCGCGTACCCCTGCAGGAGGACGTCGCGAATCGACTGCGGGCCGACCGATCGAGTCGACGCCCGGTGCTCCTGTGCTTCGCGACCGCGATCGCCTGGCTGTTGCTCGGCTCCGTGCTGGGCGAGTTGGCCAGCCTCAAGCTCCACCTGCCCGATCTCCTGGTCTCCCAGGCCTGGCTCACGTTCGGGCGGGTCCGGCCGGCCCACCTGAACGCCATGATCTACGGCTGGGCCTCCCTGGCGATGCTGGGCGTCTCGCTGTGGATGATCCCGCGCCTGGTGCACACGGATCTGCATTGGGCGCCGCTGGCCGAGGCGGGCGTATGGCTCTGGAACGTCGGGGCCGTCCTCGGCGTCGGCGGTATCCTGCTCGGGTTCACCGACGGTCTCGAGTGGCTGGAGATGCACCGCTGGGCGGCCGATCCCTGGCTCGTGATCGGCGGCGGATTGGTGGGGATGTCCCTCCTGCGCACCCTGGCTGCGCGGGACGTCGACCATCTCTACGTCTCCGTCTGGTACATCATGGGTGCGTTCCTCTGGTTCCCCGTGATCTTCCTGATCGGGAACGGGTCCTGGCGGGGCGTGGAGTCAGCCGGCGCCAACTGGTTCTACGCGCACAACGCGCTGGGGCTCTGGCTCACGGCCGTCTGCCTG
This Gemmatimonadota bacterium DNA region includes the following protein-coding sequences:
- a CDS encoding ABC transporter permease → MSDAPGMRLLRLAARLVPAVRRDAWLREWEAEAVWSWGRIRREGRVGTLERLRFRARMASSFIDAGTEAFAALGARNGRRRMTGLTNDLRHAVRALLRRPGFTGVAVLTLALGIGASTAVFTLVNGVLLRALPFDDADALLSLRHEGRDGQDQLPISPGLYLLYQEQARTLDGVAIYTPAAGNLMVEGQPERLLGQAVTPSFFGVLRAAPALGRTFVDAEGAPGGESVVVLSDGLWRTRFGADPQIVGQSIDMGGVSRQVVGVMPAGFGYPDRESRFWFPLVIDPNQAPIAAFFGNGIARLAPGADLDAAQTEIGGMMGRLTELRPGDGGAAFLEDVNVAALVRPLKDQLIGDVTTTLWVLLGTVGFVLLIACANVANLLLVRAESRQRELTVRVAVGAGRREVLRTFMSESLVLGVLGGALGLVLAQVAVRTTISFIPSDLPRMDEIVLDARVLAFAAALVLGCVVFFGLFPMLRYGAEDLAGALKSDNARGSTGGRERHRLRNGLVVTQVALALVLLVGSGLMFRSFRALRSVDPGFEPGGTMTARLIVPQGEIADPMETATFFRQLRERLAAQPGVAAVGMITAVPLGGGGMSFGGLEVEDHPREPDELPIFASQPQADVGYFQAMGIDVLQGRGFERGDGGDGTRAVVVSRAFAQTWWPDTSPLGRRVRFGADNEDWYQIVGVVEDVRQNGLEEPSAEMVYFPTLTEADGQLVPARAQDVVLRASGGDPMALLPVLRREVAALNPRIPVADPRTMSEVFDGATARTSFTMAVLGAASGIALLLGLVGIYGVISYVVSQRTREIGVRMALGASAATVRGMVVRQGLALALAGVTLGLLVAALASRVMGSLLYGVSAMDPLTYAGVAATLVTVAVGAAWVPALRAAGVDPSRALRAE
- a CDS encoding YaiI/YqxD family protein; its protein translation is MKIWVDADAAPRDVKDIVARAALRLELQTLFVANQRLYTPANNRFVESVRVDGGPDAADDHIAREAAPGDLAVTADIPLAARLVEKGVAAVDPRGTEYTAENIGERLSIRDFMDGLRASGVETGGPSAFGRKEKQAFAAAFDRVLTRLLRAG
- a CDS encoding FAD-dependent oxidoreductase, with amino-acid sequence MARVVILGGGISGHTAAAFLKRRVGRHHDVVVVTPNSRWNWIPSNIWVGVGRMAPEEVTFPLAPVYERLGVEYHQARALSIHPEGDAGTAAGYVLAENTNGRSGEIERIPFDFLVNATGPRLNFHATPGLGPDQGHSLSVCTPGHAVQAAQRLEESMQRMEKGERQTFVVGTGHGGCTCEGAAFEYVFNVEHTIRERGLRDKADILYLTNEYELGDFGVGGLHLRQGGYVVHSRTFAESLYAERGVGWITRTHVEQVDADEIHYETLDGEHRTLPYDFTMLIPPFSGVGLKTFDRSGDDITDRVFAPNGFMKVDADYEKKPFDAWRAADWPRIYQNPVYPRLFATGIAFAPPHPISKPFASPRGTNITPAPPRTGMPSAVIGRAVAGSIADMLMKDAPHPTHHASMAEMGAACVASAGASLLRGSAAALTVFPIVPDYQRYPTYGRDLDYTWGEIGLGAHWIKHLLHHMFLWKAKARPGWHLIPE
- the ccoS gene encoding cbb3-type cytochrome oxidase assembly protein CcoS codes for the protein MLPSSLAVFVAALGLGSIALALFAWAWRRGQFDDPGRAARVILDERDLRMRRPWESPDQRLERAIEHGAPVDPPPGSWGGAE